In the Magnetospira sp. QH-2 genome, one interval contains:
- a CDS encoding helix-turn-helix domain-containing protein, whose protein sequence is MREDSTTPDTGALKALAHADRLRILGILRFDGPATATGLAKRLGLNSGATSYHLRQLAEYGFIAQDTALGNKRERWWRARDEVVGDDPAELSDEEMEAGLAMIRAVLAQQMDLMRQAVEEFPQQPPEWRRASNASDYTLMMTAEQAEAFKEKLTALLWEETRRSPPTGTPGPDGAREFMVMLHCFPVPKSGGNGDADKSG, encoded by the coding sequence ATGCGAGAGGATTCCACCACACCTGATACCGGCGCCCTCAAGGCGCTCGCCCATGCGGATCGACTCCGTATTCTGGGGATCTTGCGCTTTGACGGACCGGCCACGGCGACGGGGCTAGCAAAGCGCCTGGGCCTCAATTCCGGTGCGACGAGCTACCACCTGCGCCAGCTGGCTGAATACGGCTTCATCGCGCAGGATACGGCGTTGGGGAACAAGCGCGAGCGATGGTGGCGGGCGCGCGACGAAGTGGTCGGCGATGACCCCGCCGAGCTCTCGGACGAAGAGATGGAAGCCGGGTTGGCGATGATCCGGGCGGTGCTCGCCCAGCAAATGGATCTGATGCGGCAGGCGGTGGAAGAATTCCCGCAACAGCCGCCGGAGTGGCGGCGGGCCTCCAATGCCAGCGATTACACCTTGATGATGACGGCGGAACAGGCCGAGGCGTTCAAGGAAAAGCTGACCGCCCTGCTTTGGGAGGAAACCCGCCGCTCACCCCCGACCGGTACCCCCGGCCCCGATGGCGCACGGGAGTTCATGGTCATGCTGCACTGCTTTCCGGTGCCCAAATCGGGTGGTAACGGCGATGCTGACAAGAGCGGTTGA
- a CDS encoding MFS transporter, with protein MRRILSIRNFRLLFAGTSLSVLGDQFALIATPWLALALTGDALTLGIVLALEGLPRAAFLLVGGAVTDRLSPRRMMVIADGARLAMVMTMAIAVLTGSIDPWMLYAFSLGLGIAAGMALPAERSIVPTLLSKTDLQAGNALIMGMMHIAGFVGPSLAGIMIGTSGGTASGVGTALVIDAASFAASLLCLILIRGQNDARLSTKAPRESVLDSIHTAWRHVWRDPALRLMFLLLAAINFLMIGPLLVGIPLLASTRLPEGVVAYGMLMSAFSGGNLMGFVAAGALPWPGALVIRIMVIGLLAGFGIVVGCLGLPTSTLTLMALLFVLGAGNGYLAILLVTWLQTRTPEHMLGRVMSFLLLANTGLIPASQALSGAIGQWNLDALFAGAGVLSLAVTLWAATRQHFTLFTTSLAANAAHNLKKERP; from the coding sequence ATGCGCCGCATCCTGTCGATCCGTAACTTCCGCCTGCTGTTTGCCGGGACGAGCTTGTCGGTTCTTGGCGATCAGTTCGCGTTGATCGCCACCCCATGGCTGGCGCTGGCCCTCACCGGGGATGCCTTGACCCTGGGGATCGTGTTGGCCCTCGAAGGCCTGCCGCGCGCGGCCTTTCTGCTTGTCGGCGGTGCCGTGACAGACCGACTTTCGCCGCGACGGATGATGGTGATTGCCGATGGCGCGAGGCTGGCGATGGTCATGACGATGGCCATTGCCGTCCTCACCGGGTCCATTGACCCATGGATGCTCTACGCCTTCAGTCTCGGCTTGGGCATCGCCGCCGGAATGGCATTGCCCGCCGAGCGCAGCATCGTACCGACCTTGCTTTCGAAGACAGATCTCCAGGCCGGAAACGCGCTCATCATGGGGATGATGCATATCGCCGGGTTTGTCGGTCCGTCCTTGGCCGGAATCATGATTGGCACATCCGGGGGCACGGCCTCGGGCGTTGGAACCGCCTTGGTGATTGATGCTGCAAGCTTTGCCGCCTCCCTTCTCTGTCTGATCCTGATTCGCGGACAAAACGACGCACGCCTCTCAACCAAAGCGCCCCGTGAAAGTGTGCTGGATTCGATCCATACGGCCTGGCGCCATGTATGGCGTGACCCGGCGCTGCGGCTGATGTTTCTGCTTCTGGCCGCCATCAACTTTCTGATGATCGGGCCGCTGTTGGTGGGAATCCCGCTTCTGGCCAGCACCCGTCTGCCGGAGGGCGTGGTGGCGTACGGAATGCTGATGTCGGCTTTTTCGGGGGGCAATCTTATGGGGTTCGTGGCTGCGGGCGCCCTGCCCTGGCCCGGGGCTCTTGTCATCCGGATCATGGTGATCGGCCTGCTGGCGGGGTTCGGGATCGTCGTGGGTTGCTTGGGTCTCCCCACATCAACCCTGACCCTCATGGCCCTGCTGTTCGTACTCGGAGCGGGCAACGGATATTTGGCCATCCTGCTGGTCACATGGCTCCAGACCCGGACGCCGGAGCATATGCTCGGTCGCGTCATGAGCTTTCTGCTGCTCGCCAATACCGGCCTCATTCCCGCCTCCCAAGCGCTGTCCGGTGCCATCGGCCAGTGGAACCTGGACGCCCTGTTCGCCGGAGCGGGCGTCTTATCTCTCGCGGTCACCCTCTGGGCGGCCACGCGCCAACATTTCACCCTTTTCACCACCAGCCTTGCGGCCAACGCCGCACACAACCTCAAAAAGGAAAGACCATGA
- a CDS encoding MipA/OmpV family protein, which yields MNTVKTLLVLAVLAATSSAVIAEETPKTVDAPDSSEAQSSVGLGVAMVPEYDGSEEYEFHLLPTGKLALGRHSIALTGSDLRANLLWGPVTLGPIVSYRAGRDADVKHAQVSLLPEIDGAVELGAHLSVALTDSFALSGEMLADVSDVHRGFHGKLSLDIQQPVTDRLALMGSVSSSFMDSNFAQTYFGVTATGAAASGLSAFDADSGFRDVGLTIGAAYQLTESVSLNGMLGYSHLLGEAGDSPIVKAGSSGQMQAVVGLSYSF from the coding sequence ATGAATACCGTCAAAACCTTGTTGGTCCTCGCCGTTCTCGCAGCGACATCCAGTGCAGTTATCGCTGAAGAAACCCCCAAAACCGTCGACGCCCCAGACTCGTCGGAAGCTCAAAGCAGTGTTGGTCTGGGCGTGGCGATGGTGCCGGAATATGACGGGTCGGAAGAGTATGAATTCCACCTGTTACCCACGGGGAAACTCGCCCTTGGCCGCCATTCGATCGCGCTCACGGGATCCGACCTACGCGCAAACCTGCTCTGGGGTCCGGTCACCCTGGGACCCATTGTCAGCTACCGCGCTGGGCGGGATGCCGATGTGAAGCATGCGCAGGTCTCGCTACTGCCAGAGATTGATGGGGCGGTAGAGCTCGGTGCTCACCTTTCCGTCGCTCTGACCGACTCATTCGCCCTGTCGGGAGAGATGCTCGCTGATGTCTCCGATGTTCACAGGGGCTTTCATGGCAAACTATCTCTCGATATCCAGCAGCCCGTCACCGACCGGCTGGCGCTGATGGGGTCGGTCTCCTCCTCATTCATGGACAGCAACTTCGCCCAGACCTATTTCGGCGTGACGGCGACGGGTGCGGCGGCCAGTGGACTGTCAGCCTTCGACGCCGACAGCGGGTTCCGGGACGTGGGCCTGACCATCGGCGCGGCCTATCAACTGACCGAAAGTGTCTCGCTGAACGGCATGCTCGGCTACAGCCACCTGTTGGGCGAGGCCGGAGACAGCCCCATCGTCAAAGCGGGATCCAGCGGACAGATGCAGGCGGTTGTCGGGCTGAGTTATTCGTTTTGA
- a CDS encoding SUMF1/EgtB/PvdO family nonheme iron enzyme, with protein sequence MEPGEVFRDCETCPEMVVVPAGSFIMGAEKGKHMKPPHKVTFAKPFALGRTEVTFNDYALCVEKGGCAEIPHDHKWGRDTRPVINVTYAEIKTYVAWLAEFTGKPYRLPSEAEWEYAARAGTSTRYWWGDKVGEGNANCRDCGTEWSGFESAPVATFEPNPFGFYDMNGNVWEWVADCWNKDHKKAPADGSARMTGQCNQPVTRGGSWYYFPKLAASAYRYRNGVEVKSYNIGFRVARDME encoded by the coding sequence ATGGAGCCGGGAGAGGTCTTCCGTGATTGCGAGACCTGCCCCGAGATGGTGGTGGTGCCCGCCGGGTCCTTTATCATGGGCGCGGAAAAGGGCAAGCATATGAAGCCGCCCCACAAGGTGACTTTCGCCAAACCCTTTGCCCTGGGCCGCACAGAGGTGACCTTCAACGACTATGCGCTCTGCGTCGAGAAGGGCGGTTGTGCCGAGATCCCCCACGACCATAAATGGGGCCGCGACACCCGCCCGGTGATCAATGTCACCTATGCGGAGATCAAAACCTACGTGGCCTGGCTGGCCGAGTTTACCGGCAAGCCTTACCGCCTGCCTTCGGAGGCCGAATGGGAATATGCCGCCCGCGCCGGGACGTCGACCCGCTATTGGTGGGGCGACAAGGTCGGCGAGGGCAATGCCAACTGCCGCGACTGCGGCACCGAGTGGAGTGGCTTCGAGTCCGCCCCGGTGGCTACCTTCGAGCCCAACCCCTTTGGTTTTTACGACATGAACGGCAATGTCTGGGAATGGGTCGCTGACTGTTGGAACAAGGATCATAAGAAAGCCCCCGCCGATGGTTCGGCCCGCATGACCGGCCAATGCAACCAGCCGGTCACCCGTGGCGGCTCCTGGTACTACTTCCCCAAACTCGCCGCCTCGGCTTACCGCTATCGCAATGGCGTGGAGGTCAAGAGCTACAACATTGGATTCAGGGTGGCGCGGGATATGGAATGA
- a CDS encoding 2-oxoacid:ferredoxin oxidoreductase subunit beta, translating to MDGSPQTDAPTAKDFKSEYKPVWCPGCGDFSVLSAFTKALAEWGRPKEDVAIISGIGCSSRIPAYTSVYGFHGVHGRALALATGLKVARPDLTVIATGGDGDGFSIGGNHFIHACRRNVDLTYVVMDNEVYGMTKGQASPTTAPDWTASKLTPHGTGVSPFNPLGVALAAGATFIARGFSGDPNGLAKLILEGIQHPGFSMIQVLSPCVTFRPEQRDWKKMVREAPMERTDDTSRAGRLLMTDDGFNMGVLYQTHRPVYQPDLSGATPMADIESKFAI from the coding sequence ATGGACGGCAGCCCACAGACCGACGCCCCCACCGCCAAGGATTTCAAATCCGAATACAAGCCCGTCTGGTGTCCCGGATGTGGTGACTTCTCGGTGCTTTCCGCCTTTACCAAGGCGCTGGCCGAATGGGGGCGGCCCAAGGAAGACGTGGCGATTATTTCCGGCATCGGTTGCTCGTCGCGGATTCCCGCCTATACCAGCGTTTATGGCTTTCATGGCGTGCATGGCCGCGCCTTGGCGCTGGCAACGGGGCTCAAGGTCGCGCGTCCCGACCTGACCGTTATTGCTACGGGCGGCGACGGTGATGGCTTCTCCATTGGCGGCAACCATTTCATCCATGCCTGCCGCCGCAATGTGGATCTCACCTATGTGGTCATGGACAACGAAGTCTATGGCATGACCAAAGGGCAGGCCTCGCCGACCACGGCACCGGACTGGACCGCCTCCAAGCTCACGCCCCACGGCACCGGCGTGTCGCCGTTCAATCCGCTGGGCGTTGCCTTGGCGGCGGGTGCAACTTTCATCGCCAGGGGCTTCTCCGGCGACCCCAACGGTCTGGCCAAGTTGATTTTGGAAGGCATTCAACATCCCGGTTTTTCCATGATTCAGGTGCTCAGCCCCTGCGTCACCTTCCGCCCCGAACAGCGGGATTGGAAAAAGATGGTGCGCGAGGCGCCCATGGAACGCACCGACGATACCAGCCGGGCCGGGCGTTTGTTGATGACCGACGACGGCTTCAATATGGGCGTGCTCTATCAGACCCATCGCCCTGTCTATCAACCGGATTTGAGCGGCGCGACGCCGATGGCGGACATTGAATCGAAATTTGCTATTTAG
- a CDS encoding 2-oxoacid:acceptor oxidoreductase subunit alpha produces the protein MSIAMTGAGGSGVMTAGQMLLHAAAGAGLLGQMTRSSGPQIRGGEAAAFVMLAPHAIDGVGDLVDIHLAFDWMNVDRFSAELPLNETSTVLYEASAGDVPEVIASSGARLVPVAFKKVAKGIQGGRPNMVGLGMLSVLTGVPAEQFLKIVHKSLARKGEEAIKASEAAINAGIALAADLDVRYPLDGDWGSAENERWNMSGNEAAGLGALRGGVRFVAAYPITPATEVLEWLAPNLEKVGGSLVQAEDELASIGMIIGGSFGGVPAMTATSGPGLALMMESIGLAVASETPIMIVDVQRGGPSTGIPTKSEQSDLNIALYGLHGDAPHIVTAANSIADCLFTAQWSVYLAEQLQTAAILLTDQSLGQSRAVVEKPADLAFVGKRATMDAGTEDYLRYAVNDEGVSPMAIPGTAGGQYVADGLEHSPNGRPSSQTEDHSVQLDKRHRKLADFDFGDHWATIQGEGEIAILTWGSSTGPCREAIRRHELEGHSVRLISPRLLMPVQEEAMAEALDGVKKLLIVEQTHSKQFYRYLRAHYDLPDEVAVFNQPGPIAIRPAQVHAYLKKWS, from the coding sequence GTGTCGATTGCCATGACCGGTGCTGGCGGGTCTGGTGTGATGACGGCGGGGCAGATGCTCCTGCATGCGGCGGCGGGCGCGGGTTTGCTCGGTCAAATGACCCGATCATCGGGTCCTCAAATTCGCGGCGGCGAGGCAGCGGCCTTTGTCATGCTGGCGCCCCATGCCATTGATGGGGTGGGAGATTTGGTGGATATCCACCTGGCCTTTGACTGGATGAACGTGGACCGCTTCTCGGCGGAACTGCCCCTCAACGAGACCAGCACAGTGCTCTATGAAGCCTCGGCCGGTGATGTCCCCGAGGTGATCGCATCCAGCGGCGCCCGGCTGGTGCCAGTAGCGTTCAAGAAAGTCGCCAAGGGTATTCAAGGTGGACGTCCCAATATGGTCGGGCTCGGCATGCTCAGTGTGCTGACCGGCGTCCCGGCGGAACAGTTTTTGAAGATTGTGCACAAATCCCTGGCCCGCAAAGGCGAGGAAGCCATCAAGGCCTCCGAGGCGGCGATCAATGCCGGAATCGCTTTGGCCGCGGACCTGGATGTGCGCTATCCCTTGGATGGTGATTGGGGAAGCGCGGAAAACGAACGCTGGAACATGAGCGGCAATGAAGCCGCTGGTCTGGGTGCCCTGCGCGGCGGCGTGCGCTTTGTCGCGGCCTATCCCATCACCCCGGCCACCGAGGTTTTGGAATGGTTGGCCCCGAACTTGGAAAAGGTCGGCGGCAGCCTGGTGCAGGCGGAAGACGAACTGGCTTCCATCGGCATGATTATCGGCGGGTCTTTTGGCGGCGTGCCCGCCATGACAGCCACCTCGGGCCCTGGCCTGGCATTGATGATGGAATCCATCGGTCTGGCGGTGGCGTCGGAAACCCCGATCATGATTGTCGATGTGCAACGGGGCGGGCCTTCCACCGGTATTCCCACAAAGTCCGAACAGAGTGACCTGAATATCGCCCTGTATGGTCTGCACGGGGACGCGCCGCATATTGTCACGGCAGCCAACTCCATTGCCGATTGCCTGTTTACCGCCCAGTGGTCGGTCTATCTGGCCGAACAGCTTCAGACCGCCGCCATATTGTTGACCGATCAGTCCTTGGGCCAATCCCGGGCAGTGGTCGAAAAGCCCGCTGATTTGGCCTTTGTGGGCAAGCGGGCGACCATGGACGCCGGGACCGAAGATTATTTACGCTATGCAGTCAATGACGAGGGTGTTTCGCCCATGGCCATTCCGGGCACGGCGGGCGGGCAGTATGTGGCCGACGGCCTGGAGCATAGCCCCAACGGACGACCCTCCAGCCAGACAGAGGACCACTCTGTGCAACTGGACAAACGCCATCGCAAGCTGGCCGATTTCGATTTTGGCGACCATTGGGCGACCATTCAGGGCGAGGGCGAGATCGCGATTCTTACCTGGGGCTCTTCCACCGGTCCCTGCCGCGAGGCCATCCGGCGTCACGAACTGGAAGGCCATTCAGTGCGGCTGATTTCGCCAAGACTGTTGATGCCGGTACAGGAAGAGGCCATGGCCGAAGCCCTGGACGGGGTCAAAAAGCTGCTGATCGTGGAACAGACCCATTCGAAACAGTTCTATCGCTATCTGCGCGCCCACTACGATTTGCCCGACGAGGTGGCGGTGTTCAATCAACCCGGCCCCATCGCCATTCGCCCGGCACAGGTTCACGCTTATCTGAAGAAATGGAGCTGA
- a CDS encoding response regulator — protein sequence MQPRTRPVKILFAEADADDARRLSEAFKALPTSTEIHHVETGGALIDFVTGKDDSAPRPDLILLGLELPPESGREVLIELKSSEALRAIPVIVFSRSANEADRRTCYDLGANAFVRKPDDPEAFVQAVQALEKFWMQTARLPGLQEMNFFSTGASFT from the coding sequence ATGCAGCCCAGAACCCGCCCAGTGAAGATCCTTTTCGCGGAAGCCGACGCGGACGATGCCAGGCGTCTAAGCGAAGCCTTTAAAGCCCTTCCGACCTCGACTGAAATCCATCATGTGGAGACAGGCGGAGCCCTGATCGATTTCGTCACGGGCAAGGATGATTCCGCGCCCCGACCGGATCTGATTTTGCTGGGATTGGAATTGCCGCCGGAATCCGGTCGCGAGGTTCTGATCGAACTGAAATCTTCCGAGGCCTTGCGCGCCATTCCGGTAATCGTTTTTTCCCGCTCCGCAAATGAAGCGGATCGCCGGACCTGTTACGATCTGGGTGCCAATGCCTTTGTTCGCAAACCCGATGATCCGGAAGCCTTTGTGCAGGCCGTGCAGGCTTTGGAGAAATTCTGGATGCAGACGGCCCGGCTGCCCGGTTTGCAGGAGATGAATTTCTTCTCCACCGGCGCCAGCTTCACCTGA
- the glgB gene encoding 1,4-alpha-glucan branching protein GlgB: MMGSLDSKTATALASGSHGDPFAFLGPHEIGDGHVIIRTFQADASEVMVVDSDTGKDLAPLHRIHPNGLFEGELSDSKEDLSYRLRVTFGKDTVVIEDPYRFGSLLGELDSHLIGEGNHLEAYKVMGAHLHKVDGVSGVCFAVWAPNARRVSIVGPFNQWDGRCHAMRKHHGIGVWELFVPGLGEGEIYKYEIKDRFGNILPLKSDPYAFRCEHPPATASIVEKTGTYKWADKAWMKSRQATTLVDQPISIYEVHLGSWRRVPDEDNRSLTYKELSDQLVSYVKDLGFTHIELLPITEHPFDGSWGYQPIGLFAPTSRFGTPDEFRYFVDRCHKEGIGVILDWVPGHFPTDTHGLEYFDGTHLYEHADPRQGRHMDWGTLIYNFDRKEVANFLLVNALFWINEYHLDGLRVDAVASMLYLDYSRKEGEWIPNEHGGRENLGAIAFLRRLNELVYERGQGAFTLAEESTAWPMVSRPTYLGGLGFGYKWNMGWMHDTLLYMSKDPVHRRYHHNDMTFGMLYAYSENYVLPLSHDEVVHGKGSLLGRMPGDTWQRFAGLRAYFGFMWVYPGKKLLFMGGEFGQEREWAYAESLDWHLLENPLHKGMQTLIADLNKVYREHPSLPQQDCEPEGFRWVENHDVDQSVFAYLRYGKDGSVMLVINSFTPVVRQGYRLGVPVPGAWVECVNTDKSEYGGSGVMNEGDLWTEDLAWHDQPYSLNITIPPLATVTFVPKPASASDAKESPNEAE; this comes from the coding sequence ATGATGGGCAGTTTGGACAGCAAAACCGCAACCGCGCTGGCCAGCGGGAGCCACGGAGATCCATTCGCTTTCTTGGGCCCGCACGAGATCGGTGACGGTCATGTGATCATTCGCACGTTCCAGGCCGATGCCAGCGAAGTGATGGTGGTGGATTCCGATACCGGCAAGGATCTCGCGCCGCTGCACCGCATCCATCCCAATGGTCTGTTCGAAGGCGAGCTTTCAGACTCAAAGGAAGATCTGTCCTATCGCCTGCGCGTGACCTTCGGCAAGGATACCGTGGTGATCGAAGATCCCTATCGGTTCGGATCCTTGTTGGGGGAACTGGACAGCCACCTGATCGGCGAGGGCAACCACCTGGAAGCCTACAAGGTCATGGGCGCCCATCTGCACAAGGTGGATGGGGTGTCCGGTGTGTGCTTCGCGGTTTGGGCTCCGAATGCGCGGCGGGTCAGCATCGTCGGGCCGTTCAACCAGTGGGACGGTCGCTGCCATGCCATGCGCAAACACCATGGCATCGGCGTCTGGGAATTGTTTGTTCCCGGGTTGGGCGAAGGCGAAATCTATAAGTACGAAATCAAGGACCGCTTCGGCAATATCCTGCCTTTGAAGTCCGATCCTTACGCCTTTCGCTGTGAGCACCCGCCCGCCACGGCTTCCATCGTTGAAAAAACCGGCACCTACAAGTGGGCCGACAAGGCTTGGATGAAAAGCCGTCAGGCGACCACCTTGGTGGATCAGCCGATCTCCATTTACGAAGTTCATCTGGGCTCATGGCGCCGCGTTCCCGACGAGGACAATCGCAGCCTGACCTATAAGGAACTGTCCGATCAGCTGGTGAGCTACGTCAAGGATTTGGGGTTCACTCATATCGAACTTCTGCCGATCACCGAACATCCCTTTGACGGCTCCTGGGGCTATCAGCCCATCGGCCTGTTCGCACCGACCAGCCGCTTCGGCACGCCGGACGAATTCCGCTATTTTGTTGATCGCTGCCATAAAGAAGGCATCGGCGTCATTCTGGATTGGGTCCCGGGGCATTTCCCCACCGATACCCATGGTCTGGAATACTTTGACGGTACGCACCTTTATGAGCACGCGGACCCGCGTCAGGGCCGGCACATGGATTGGGGCACCCTGATCTACAATTTCGACCGCAAGGAAGTGGCCAACTTCCTTCTGGTCAATGCGCTATTCTGGATCAACGAGTACCATCTGGACGGCCTGCGCGTGGATGCGGTGGCGTCCATGCTGTATCTGGATTACAGCCGTAAGGAAGGGGAATGGATCCCCAACGAACATGGCGGGCGCGAGAACCTGGGTGCGATCGCCTTTTTGCGGCGTCTGAACGAATTGGTCTATGAGCGTGGGCAAGGGGCCTTCACCCTGGCCGAGGAATCCACGGCCTGGCCCATGGTCTCGCGGCCCACTTACCTGGGGGGGCTTGGGTTCGGCTACAAGTGGAACATGGGCTGGATGCACGACACCTTGCTTTATATGTCCAAGGATCCGGTGCACCGGCGATATCACCACAACGATATGACTTTCGGCATGCTCTATGCCTATTCCGAAAACTACGTGCTGCCCCTGTCCCATGACGAGGTGGTGCATGGCAAGGGCTCACTGCTTGGCCGCATGCCTGGCGACACCTGGCAGCGTTTCGCCGGTCTGCGCGCCTATTTCGGATTTATGTGGGTCTATCCTGGCAAAAAGCTGTTGTTCATGGGGGGCGAGTTCGGTCAGGAGCGCGAGTGGGCCTATGCCGAAAGTCTGGATTGGCACCTTCTCGAAAATCCGCTGCACAAAGGCATGCAGACGCTGATCGCCGATCTCAACAAGGTCTATCGCGAACATCCTTCGTTGCCGCAGCAAGATTGTGAGCCCGAAGGCTTCCGCTGGGTCGAAAACCATGACGTGGACCAAAGCGTGTTCGCCTATTTGCGCTATGGCAAGGACGGTTCGGTGATGTTGGTGATCAACAGTTTCACCCCGGTGGTGCGCCAGGGATACCGGCTCGGTGTGCCGGTGCCGGGAGCCTGGGTGGAGTGTGTCAATACGGATAAATCCGAATACGGTGGATCCGGCGTGATGAACGAAGGGGACCTCTGGACCGAGGATCTGGCTTGGCACGACCAGCCCTATTCCCTGAACATCACTATTCCCCCGCTGGCGACGGTGACGTTCGTCCCCAAGCCTGCCTCGGCGAGTGACGCCAAAGAGAGCCCGAACGAAGCAGAGTAG
- a CDS encoding tetratricopeptide repeat-containing sulfotransferase family protein: protein MENKQHPLTPEQALEVAGRHIMAGNRGEAAAICQKILDTVPNQADALHMLGGCAMLDGQARKAMDCFDKALEQRPDDPAFLANKGTLMLNMGLPVPATELLRKAVDLRTEMAPAWDSLGRALQMRESWEEALEAYQKAIEIDPKYARAHAHLASLYRHEGRGRMAGQALQQALKLNPENPDILAEASAHFIDGGFLTRARGFLEKALEADPHHPEALMAQVDFFEMAGRGEDARRILCGQVAHRPSAANLRVRLGSLLLTTGHREDAEEILRDLLEDMPNHPPALAELASMGALKPGDEETKRLEEVANRESLAVKQKASMNFALASIRDKAKDYDKAFEALTRANDLRHGELQRLKRAYDPDAQTDRMEQLKAIFDATFFKQRQNWGMESARPILIAGMPRSGTTLVEQIIAAHPKAAGAGELMDLPHLSMILPALTPERKPYPACLPSLTRDGALRLGRAYDQRLHDWAPKAEKVTNKLPGNYAFLGMAALLFPKATYIHCRRDAMDNSLSNFFANFQDGLAASFNLRAQGHAWKLYADLMRHWHAVLPVTVLDVDYEKLVADPEPEVRRLLDHCGLDWDPACLEFHKSHRAIRTASRSQVRNPIYQSSSGRWRRYENHLGDLIDELGGATY, encoded by the coding sequence ATGGAAAACAAGCAACACCCCCTGACCCCCGAACAGGCCCTGGAAGTGGCGGGGCGGCACATCATGGCCGGAAACCGGGGGGAAGCGGCCGCCATCTGCCAAAAAATTCTTGATACCGTGCCCAACCAAGCAGACGCCCTGCATATGCTCGGCGGCTGCGCCATGTTGGACGGGCAGGCGCGAAAAGCCATGGACTGTTTCGACAAGGCATTGGAGCAGCGTCCGGACGATCCGGCCTTTCTGGCCAACAAAGGGACCTTGATGCTCAACATGGGTCTGCCGGTGCCGGCGACGGAGCTGTTGCGCAAAGCGGTGGATCTGAGGACAGAAATGGCCCCGGCCTGGGATAGCCTGGGGCGGGCCCTGCAAATGCGCGAAAGCTGGGAAGAGGCTCTCGAGGCATATCAGAAAGCCATTGAAATCGACCCGAAATACGCCCGCGCCCATGCTCACCTGGCGAGCCTGTACCGTCACGAAGGGCGCGGACGCATGGCCGGTCAGGCCCTGCAACAAGCACTGAAACTCAATCCGGAAAACCCTGACATCCTGGCCGAGGCGTCCGCCCATTTCATCGATGGAGGCTTTCTGACCCGGGCCCGGGGATTCCTGGAAAAGGCGTTGGAAGCCGACCCGCATCATCCAGAGGCATTGATGGCGCAGGTGGATTTTTTTGAAATGGCGGGCCGGGGCGAAGACGCGCGCCGCATCCTTTGTGGTCAGGTCGCCCATAGACCGAGTGCCGCCAATTTGCGGGTCCGCCTGGGGTCCTTGCTGCTGACGACCGGCCACCGGGAAGACGCCGAAGAGATCCTGCGCGATCTGCTCGAAGACATGCCGAACCATCCGCCGGCCCTTGCCGAACTGGCCTCCATGGGGGCCTTGAAGCCTGGTGATGAAGAAACCAAACGGCTGGAGGAAGTGGCCAATCGCGAAAGTTTGGCGGTCAAGCAAAAGGCATCGATGAATTTCGCCTTGGCCTCCATCCGTGACAAGGCCAAGGATTATGACAAGGCCTTCGAGGCCCTGACTCGGGCCAACGATTTGCGCCATGGGGAATTGCAGCGCCTGAAACGGGCCTATGACCCCGACGCCCAAACAGACCGCATGGAACAGCTAAAGGCAATTTTCGATGCGACGTTTTTCAAACAGCGGCAGAACTGGGGCATGGAGTCGGCACGCCCGATCCTGATCGCCGGTATGCCGCGTTCCGGAACCACGCTGGTGGAGCAGATTATTGCCGCCCACCCGAAAGCGGCGGGGGCCGGGGAACTGATGGATCTGCCGCACCTGTCCATGATCCTGCCCGCCTTGACCCCGGAACGGAAACCCTATCCTGCTTGTCTTCCCAGTCTGACCCGCGATGGCGCCCTGCGATTGGGCCGGGCCTATGATCAGCGGCTGCATGATTGGGCGCCAAAGGCCGAGAAGGTCACCAATAAGCTGCCGGGGAACTATGCCTTCCTGGGCATGGCGGCCCTGCTATTCCCCAAGGCGACCTATATCCATTGCCGCCGCGATGCCATGGACAACAGCCTGTCCAACTTCTTTGCCAACTTCCAAGACGGCCTGGCCGCCAGTTTCAATTTGCGGGCTCAGGGGCATGCCTGGAAACTCTATGCGGATCTGATGCGCCATTGGCATGCGGTCCTGCCGGTGACCGTGCTTGATGTGGACTATGAGAAACTGGTCGCCGATCCGGAACCGGAGGTGCGGCGTCTGCTTGATCATTGCGGTCTGGATTGGGATCCGGCCTGCCTGGAATTTCATAAATCCCACCGCGCCATTCGCACCGCCAGCCGTTCACAGGTCCGCAACCCCATTTATCAATCGTCGTCGGGGCGTTGGCGCCGCTACGAGAATCACCTGGGCGACCTGATCGATGAATTGGGTGGAGCCACCTACTGA